The Octopus sinensis linkage group LG9, ASM634580v1, whole genome shotgun sequence genomic sequence GCGGCATTTATTCcagttctctctctatatatatatatgtataatatatatgtgtgtgtatatgtggaagcactctgtcggttacgacgacgagggttccggttgattcgaatcaacggaacagcctgctcgtgaaattaacgtgtaagtggctgagcactccacagacacgtgtacccttaacgtagttctcagggatattcagcatgacacagagagtgacaaggccagccctttgaaatacaggtacaacagaaacaggaagtaagagtgagagaaagttgtggtgaaagagtacagcagggatcaccaccatccctgccggagcctcgtggagctttaggtgttttcgctcaataaacactcacaacgcccggtctgggaatcgaaaccgcaatcctacgaccgcgagtccgttgccctaaccactgggccattgcgcctccactgtgtgagtatatatatatatatatatatatatatacacactagcactatgacccggcaacaccgggtcatagtgctagtgcatgcatatacagttgtgtgcgtgcgcatatacacacaattactgtccaaatctctgaccaatcacatacagctagctggcattcaattggtatATCAAGTTTTGggaattttgattgggttttggatagaaaattcacaaaaaaagtcacttctattgattttttaatggctttgcggggtgactggggaaatgtaaagatgtgcacgaccacccttggacggttttgaatgaccatagaaagtgcgagccctctaactgaaaaattgtggatttgtataaaggacggacacacacacacacacacagacattttgccgtttatatatatagagatatatatgatgAATCTCTTGGTAAATAAAGACTGTCACCTGCTTCAGACTCACTGGTTTACATCCTCTGAACCAATAGTCCTGAGTTAATGCAGTTGGAGGTGGACACCACTCTGCAACTTACCCTTCACATATTGCATAAATGTCTCCAGTGGTAGACCAATGCTGAAACAATACTATGATAACATGAATATTGTCAGCCCTCGGCCAAGTATTCAGGTTTCCATTAGCCATGGATCAGTTTGCCAACACTCTCCACATCCATCTGTGTTGTGTTGCATGCATACAATCAGCCAAGCTCTTCCTACCAGGCCATTCTTTGATGTAATCAGACCACGAACACCTGTGACGGCTTCTTGTCTTCTTAGTCTCCAGACTTCCTGTCAGGATGGTCGTGGGCAGTGACTTGCAGTGCACTACAATAGCTTTGTGGCCATGATTCTCAACAAGAAGCATCTTTGAACTTTCAGTTTTTCTAGTACAGCAGCATTTGTTACTCTGTCTTTCCAACTTATTCTTCCAAATTTGAAATCCACATCTCAAAAGCTTCTTTCTTCTCCAATGCCATATACATTGTCCACATAAATATACAGGGAAACAATAAACCATCCATGCCCAACCATTATAAACCCCACAAACAATATTAGGGATGAAATGATCAACTTACTACTTTTTGTTTTAGCCTGATTTTGAGAGGAAACCAACAGTGAAATAATTAATTCAGCAGCAAGTAAAATAGCTAATTCTTGAGTAGTGAGGGCCACCTGCAGatagagaaacacagagacatatactttattgatatttaggattgatcacaaataaaaatattcataaatataaagatataaggtTTTAGTTGCATGTTGTCTATCACTAAAGCCGATGTTAGAGCCATgcctgtaaatacacacatatacaaatataaactccttgttttgacattgtgtgatagttgtagatGAGTGTAtaaaagcagtgtcattcatttccaatattctgcaaaaacatgtctgaacatggggaaatattaccttgctaagAGCAACTGAGgtttgatgacaggaagagcatccagctgtagaaaacctgcctcagcaaattctgagccatgcaagtgtggaaaagcagacattaaaacaatgatgatgaggagaatgtgtgcgtgtgtgcatgcatgtatctgcacacatgcatgcgtgtatggaACAAGTTTTTTCACAGGCATCAGATACTAGTTTTCAGTCACAGTCTTACTATTACTATTTCTCCTATATTTTCTAACAAGTCTTCTATATTTCATACGAAATGCTGTCTATTGTTCCAGCAACACTTCTAGAAGTTCCCACTTTGATATTCTGGTTTATGACACTGGTATaccggttggttggctggttggttggtattGTCACTGTCACTTTAAAATGTTACAACATAAACCCGGGAATGTTATTTATATCAGTGTTTCACATTGGCTTTCTCTGAACTTTACATTTTCATTCTGTTCACATCAGGATGCAATATCAGGCCATTACAGAAGAACAATACTGAACACACAAATGACATATTTTACTGTTAAACTGACACCTGGCACCAATGGTCAGACCACATcctgataataaaagaaaaaacactaaCAGTAAGGAAAATATAATGTCCAGAGACAACCaataagaaaaagatagaaataaagatCCCCAGTTTCGTTcctcaaataattattgttaacCACTGGTTAATAAGGGAGCTTCTATGTACTCACTTGACCTGCgagaaataccaaccaaatctctctcagattGCATACCACTGtcttaaaaaaatgaaaggcctctaatataataaatgcaaaaactaatttctgtgtgtcagtgtgacaTACTTTTTACCCCACTCTCTcacaatgacacttctactattcctcctgaggtgagagtaatagtaggcatagagatggtgagggtgatggcgaagacagagagagacaaagaaatttaggaagagttgatgttttaataaaagtagtagtgttgatggtggcagtgggagtaataataagagagagaaagagtgagtatgtgagagaaagagggagatgatgtacaactttgtttaactgtgtctctttgacagaaattcctgtggccaacatactgaacattatcatttttgttttgttttttgctttctttaatacacacacacacacatatatgtatatatacatacatgcacacatatataaaatacactttaattgaaataaagtttcctccaaattaaacatatctaatataataaatgtgaatgtcagtgcgtcacactttttcaactttaataaattctttctcctggaagcacaaagcctcaaattttggaggaagggattaagtcaattacatcgaccctagtacataactggtactaattttattgacccaaaaagtatgaaaggcaaagttgacctcagcagaattcaaactcaaaaccgacaaaatattgctaagtatttcgcccattatgctaacgattctgccggtgcttttatatgccaccggcatgatgGCCAATCAGGCGGTTCTGGTAACAACCagactcaaaaggtgctttttacatgctacctgcacaagagccagtctggtggcactggcaaaaTGCTGATGCTACATTAGATCTTCAGtattataaattcaaataaatatgttaatcataaaatattttcttggatCTTGTATATAAAAAATGGTGTTTAATGAGACaatatcacaaacatattttagtaATTACTGCCTGTTATGTTGTccagtttgtgtatatttatttctttattgcccagagggggctaaacatagaagggacaaacaaggacagacaaagattaagtcaattacatcgaccccaatatgtaactggtacttatttaattgaccccgacaggatgaaagacaaagtcgacctcggcagaatttgaactcagaacgtaatggcagacgaaataatgctaagcatttcgcccagcttgctaacgattctgcctgtgtATATTGGATCCAAGGGCAGAGTGATGTTGACACTGAAGAAGGTGGATGATGGAAAAGGTGGAATCAACCAGAACCCAACGATCTTCATCCTTTGGAACTTAATAATGTGATTGGCAAGGAAAGAATCTTATCCAACTAAGACAAATATTGTTGCAAATATTTTGGTaaggatgtgtgcatgtgtgtcttgtcAAGCCTTCCTCCTCAACTCAGCCTCTAACACCCTATCAATTTTCTAATTATGGTTCTACTCCCTCAGATACCTTACATAATACCATTTATCCCCTTGCACTTTATCTTGTATCCCTATTGCTGTCCATTATCACCTCCTCCTCCCTAACTCACACCTATTCCCTTCACTTCTCCCTGAAAATGATATTCACTGTATCCATCTCAGTCCCCATCTCTAATCATCTTTCCACCCTCTAAAGCACTAACCTACCCATCACCCTTTCTATTCCTCTATCCCTCTTTCTCATACTCACCTTGTACTCTCTCaccaacatctctctctctttttccatccGTGTATTcatctcttcagcaagacaccaaTTCCTGTCCCTCTGTCGTACTTTCACATCCTTCAATAGTATATCTCCACTCACttgaggggtcttgtcttgcaagtaacTAGGtggcctcactagtgctggtgccatgaaaaaacaaacaccctgtacactctgtaaagtggttgatattagaaaggacatctggctgtagaaagcACATCAAAACTGAGACACTGGAGTTTGGCACAGCCCTCTGGCTCATTGTTTCCTATTGAACCTTCTAACCCATACAAAGCATGGAAAGAgaaacattagatgatgatgataatgaagattagTTGAAATTAAAggccagactggagtctgatgcaccCTACCAGCAtgtcagcccagtcaaaccagcatggacaacggacaacaaatgatgataatgatgatgaatatacttACTATCCAAATAATATATGGTAAATTGACCAAACGTCTTGATATTGGTCCAATAACATGTCGACATACTCGGAGGAGAAGCCAACAGCCTATACAGAATCCCGTCAGTCCTTGCAGGCATTTTAGCCAATCAAACAGTGTATTCCTGTAAAAGTAGAcatttactattaatatttttataatggtCACAGAGTTTCAAAATTATGACAAGAGccaaatattaaaacattgatttcaaattttggcacaaggccaacaaattcAAGGGAGAggttgagttgattacattgacctcagtgttcaactaatacctgttttatcaaccccgaaaagatgaaaggcaaaattggcctcagcagaatttgaactcagaacataaaggtggataaaatgatgcaaagcgttttgcccagcatgccaaTGGTTCAGCCTGCTCAATGCCCTTCAATCTTTAGATATGATTTGGTAGCATTAATCAGGATTTTGGTGTCCACAATCATGAGGAAACACAGACTCTCTCTCAGCCTTCCCACGATAGACTCTGTGGAACATCaaggatgtgacagctggagagagagagagctgcatgCATCAGTTGACTGGAGTAACATAAAACAAAGAGCCTTAATCAAGGATATTACTGCACTGCGTAGTCTAAGAACTGAACTCATGACCTCATGTttgtgagttcaacaccctaaccactagaccaggTATCTTCATATATTTATGAGTAAGAATAAGTAATTTATTAAGTTGATATTTGTATGTGTTCGTTCATTTCAATGTAATGATAAATCAGTCATTTGGAAGTCATGGCTGACTGTATAAAGTAATGAGATTTACAGCTGAATAATTGGGCACAACTGCAAATCCTTACTGCAGGTTGTGTATTAAGCTTTCAATTGAGTTTATATAacctttaaaattatattacttTACCTTATTATAAACCATTCATAACATTACAACAATTACCACaaatttatggtaaaaaaaacatctccatattttttaaattgttaaaaagGTCAAAGGTATCTTAGCATCACTAAGGAAGACCTTTGTCAATcaatctacatctatctatttaaagTTCTATATGGCTATAATATGTGGAggtgtgtagcttagtggttagggtgtgcaacactgtgaccacatatcaagataaacagcacatgaccttgcaggtgaagtCCATACCAcccaaaaggtccctaaataaggttcgtttaaggatgttgaacgaaacacccatgtttccagaggtgaattatacaAACCCCAAAggatgatgcttccccactacttctgctcataatcagagatgcatgtattgtcagccactaagggacaggctcaactggttaaagtcaagcaactgacaagcaagtctgtggtattgagcagaatatttgctgtagcccatcttttataccaagacaaaacgatgtacatgataacacttccaatcagttaagaagctatgagagccagtacctggtactgcatcagggcatttatcgtcgttgtcatcatcatcattattattattttttttaaatttctaaactATAATTTATGGACAAACATTCTATATTTCAGAGGCCATTAAGGGATagtcaataacaacaaaagtaacaTTCTAAACACTCATTCTATAATATGAGGAAGGAGACAAACTGCTAAACTAGACAAAGATTGATCAAACGAACTGCATAATATCAAAGTAGTCATAAATCAGCTGAGGTAAATgtcatatacaattataaatacctTGTTCTAAAGAGAAACTGTCCCAGTTGTACACCAGCAAAGTAGAGGGCAATATAACCAAATGATGAGAAGATGCCTTCACGATTAGCATCAAGCAGACCTTTTCTTGTTCCTCGTCCATCCCAGCCATTGATAATGTATTTCTCTAGACCACAATACAAGCACCACTGGTAACCAGCACATATAATGATACTGAGGATCCAGCTGTTACATCTTCCAGAAAAAATGCAGCAAAAAAGGGTTGAGAGAACCTGGTTTTGGAGGATGAAAATAGAATTAATAATCATCAAtggcaacatcatcataatctccaccaccatcattatcgtcatcattattgtcataaccaccaccaccaccactatcatggTTGTCATTAACATTGTCAGTTGAAAAATAGGTACAACACATTAACTCCACAGTCTTCACTTGACTACTTGATTTTGATCAGAcagcagactgacagacagacagaaatcaaAAGTAAATTACTGATTCCGTCTCTATAaaccaatccaaacagatcagttTTGGTTTACAAAAGattagaaattgttaaaaaaaaattttttttaaataaaaaaaaaacagtcaataAAACAAGGCAAACAATAATATGTATCTTTGAGTAATTCAAAGACCCTGTACAGATTTCTAAAGAAGCAAACCTTCATTGAACTGTTAATTTCAACATATCTTAAAGATTGCTTTTATACACTTATGAGATAGTATTTATATCTATTAAGTGACAAGAGATCAGATAATCCAGGTATTTACATCAGGTAGCATTTAGGCAAGTAGTGAATATCAAACTGTATAAAGGTGACTTTCTCTTGCAGAAACTTAGGTTCCAGCATGGGCATAACTATGTCATTGTTCTCATCCATGTCTATAAACATGATGTTTGACTTGTTACTTGTATGTTGGTGAAACAATGTATAttctattctttttacttgtttcagtcgtttgactgtggccatactggtgcaccgcctttggtcaaacaaatcgaccccaggacttattctttgaaagcctagtatttattctattggtttctattgccgaactgctaagttacggggacataaacacaccaacattaattgtcaagcaatggtgggggacaaacacagacacaaacatatacatatacatacacacataatatataatacatatatatatatatatgatgggcttctttcagtttccatctacgaaatccactcacaaggcttttgttggcccaaggctatagtagaagatacttgcccaagatgccatgcaatgggactgaacccagaaccatgtggttgggaagcaagcttcttaccacacagacctTTCTATACACTTCTCAGATAGTACTTATATGTAAGTGGATTGTTAACTACATTCACACCACAAAGATTTCTTTTATAAAGTTATTTCTTTCTTAGCAAGTTGACTGAGTTGTGGCAAAAAGATTGAAAGGGTTCTTGTAAATTCCTTTCCTTGGCTCCTACAATGGAACCAATTCTAAGAAAGAGAGACATGGGACAAATGGCTCCAGTACTTGACTTTAACAATCTCAAAggtgatgaaaggccaagttgacctcagaaggatttgaactcagaatgcaggaAACTGGAACAAATGCCAGAATGTATTTTATCCTGCTCTGTAACAACTCTATTAGTTCATCACCTTATATGGCAATGGGATTTTTTTTGTGTACAGTTGGATTGTTAATTTCAATCACAGCACAAAGATTACTTCTAGACCAAGTTATTAAATATTTCCAGATATCTCCTGTGACTGAAGGATTAACTGATGGTGAACATTTGATCCCAAATTTAACTACATTCAATTCTTTCTCCCTTGAACTACAGGCTTCTAAAATATTTCCCTCCTCACATTTTGCTTTTCATGCtctcaacatgaaaaaaaaaatgaaactgatCATCAGCTACATCAGCTTTAGGTTGATGTTTCCTCACTGAGAGAAAACATGCAAAtaaccaaaataatttttaacaaaatgAAATGGGATAAGTAAAACTAGAAATGAAACAAGATGCTATACTAGGTCAATTAGTATCTTTTTTCAAACAGTTCCATGAGAATGTCATAGATTTATTAGGAGGGAATTAAACACTTACCTTTACAACTGCTAGAGTGAAGAAAAAGTTCCAATGGACACCATACTCAGAATAATGTTCTTGGTAGTCTGTCCCTTTCACAACGATCATTCGACTGAGGCCAAGGGTCAGTAGTGGAACACAAGCCTTCATTGAGAGAAACAACACAGACAACCAGTCTAAGAATGATCTAGATTAAAGATAGAAATTGGTTAGAATTTTAACATAGTctaaatgtcaaagactttttaCTGACTAAGACAAGTATTTTGGAGTTATACATTCCATCAGAACAATCTTCAGTGGCATCAAAATGGCCAACAAATTATACTATAAGCAAATTAGGAAGATTATGAATGTTATATCCAGATAAGCAACTGCTAAATATAGAGATTTAGATTACAAGTTCTTTGCATAAATGAAAAACAGGGGTACATCTTCTCTTATGAGGAGGCAATCACCCTCAAAACAGAATTCTCAATTATTTTTCTACTTTCTTAAAAGAACAATAAGATGTTTTCACACCAGCTGCAATCTTCATAGCCATGGCTTTCAAATAAATAACTGTAGATTTTTCTATATTATGCATGTGTCAGAAATTCTGAATTATTctgtatacaatacatatatatttattacattttttagtCAAGAGGGAGGAAGATATCCTCAAACCAGAAActgctaaaggcacccaaggtgCCGGGTTGTAGTGTTAAACCTGGCAACAACTCAACAATAGCaccatggcaagatttgaactcagaatgcaaagagatgAAAAAGAATACTACAAAGCAACTGGTTCAATGTTCTCATAGTTCTGCCAGTCTTGAATTggtaacttttttttatcaaccctaaaagaatgaaaagcatagTTAAAtttgaacaaataccacaaagtattctGTCCAACACTCAAATAAACTACAATAtaaacattatcatcaacattattattcttCATCAACTTTACATGCTGGCACTGGTTGGATGGGCTGTCATGGCTCAAGTTAGTTCTTATTTCCTAAACAGGTCAGATGACCATGTGTCAATCATACACTTCAATTTTGATATGGTTTGCACTGTCCAAAGAGATGGTGGTCAGAAGGGGCAAGCAGACTTCAGTACTTGGTGTGAATTGCTGGTTTCAGTTTATTGGCCAACATTTCACTGTAGCCTATGTAGATCCCTTTTCTAGGTAATATTCTGGTATAGGCCCTTTTGCATCCACCAAAAatggtttgtatttttctacagaaAGTTGAATCTTGAATTTCTTTGTTACTGGtgattctgtgtgtctgtgccagtgccacgtaaagaGCACTTGTGCAGGTCTCACATAAAAGTAGCCCCTATGTTGTTCTACCTGCTCAATATACCAACTAAACAGCTTACTTCTACTGTAACCTGTTATCTGAACAAGTGAAAGATCACAGTGAagaatgtagtcctaaatatgaAGATAAGAGAATGATACAGTCATGTCTAGAAATGTCTTTGAACAAAAATCTACTGTTAGAGTTAACCTGGATctataagaaaaacaataaaatgaattaacacaatgaaaatatagaatcttttcaactctaggcacaaggcctgaaattttgggggaagggaccagttgattacatcaaccccagttgaccctaaaaggatgaaaagcaaagccaacctcggcagaatttgaactcagaacgttgtggcagatgaaataccgctaagcatttcacccggcgtgctaacaattctgccagcatgctgctttaatgaaaatatagaatGAGAAAAGGTAGTTACTTGCAGCGCAGAGTTGTCTGTCTGGCTTCAGGTGAGATCAATGCATTTGCAACTATGTAAAATCCAACACCTGCGTCCATAACACTGGTTCCATAGGTCTCAGTTTTGGCAAAACGCCTGGGGAATATTGGAAAGTCAACTGCAAGGATGCAAATACCTGTGACAATGTTGATAATGGCACGAAAATATGTAACAAACTTGAGATGTCTGCCATTGATGTATGTTAAAATAGGCCTTTGTAATTCTCTTGGGTTGGATAAATTAGTCCACAGTTCCTGAGTTTGTGATGTAAATGTTGATAGTTGAAGAATAACAGCAAAGATTAGCAGCAGTAACACTAATAAGATGTGGTCACTGAATATTGTAATGGCGAGCACCGTAAAAACAATCAAAATGATAAATTCAAAAACTGGTTTGAACCTGAAATAGATAAAGTAAAatgtttaaccattttgttaccatatttctgttgagatgctctgtgtttctttcaattaattttaaatataacaaagaatttagtaaaataacttcaatgtcattaagctagtgttaggaacataaattgtgactaaagtttcgtggaaacttatgaaaacaaggcatttgtaatacagagccaaagctggtttcagctgggttggtatcgaaagggttaaacacaaccAAAGTGAGAAGTGTGTTGAATTTAGAGGTTTAGGTTGTGTTAATAACAAGAgctgataaatataaa encodes the following:
- the LOC115215889 gene encoding phosphatidylinositol-glycan biosynthesis class W protein yields the protein MSTPSYKQLQEQFVSNQNGTSIWEISLAVTVLPTLIIFRDCLLLLTSLSSAWFKPVFEFIILIVFTVLAITIFSDHILLVLLLLIFAVILQLSTFTSQTQELWTNLSNPRELQRPILTYINGRHLKFVTYFRAIINIVTGICILAVDFPIFPRRFAKTETYGTSVMDAGVGFYIVANALISPEARQTTLRCKSFLDWLSVLFLSMKACVPLLTLGLSRMIVVKGTDYQEHYSEYGVHWNFFFTLAVVKVLSTLFCCIFSGRCNSWILSIIICAGYQWCLYCGLEKYIINGWDGRGTRKGLLDANREGIFSSFGYIALYFAGVQLGQFLFRTRNTLFDWLKCLQGLTGFCIGCWLLLRVCRHVIGPISRRLVNLPYIIWIVALTTQELAILLAAELIISLLVSSQNQAKTKSSHKKSKSPNTDTAFTVSKLCILDAINYNGLLFFLICNLLTGAVNYAVKTLYTQTMQAIMILVVYMFLSCTPIVILRYFNIALKFW